In a single window of the Planctomycetia bacterium genome:
- a CDS encoding DNA topoisomerase VI subunit B: MPRKAVVAPKKAPRRESNDDSPPKKRKAKKGYATAESMSKAQREISVSEFFAKNRHLLGFDNKRKALLTTVKEAVDNSLDACEEAGILPDIFVKIEQTDAERFLVSVRDNGPGIVKNQIPNIFGKLLYGSKFHRLKMSRGQQGIGISAAGMYGLLTTGRSVKITSRTSARSEAHYYELQINTKTNDPQIVKDTTVQVDWAHGTQVAIELVGTYQKGRASVDEYLELTAIANPHASFQFVDPAGGVLEFPRGTETAPEPTTEIKPHPYGIELGVLIKMLKDARQGTVAQFLHHEFSRVSSSTASSICDKAKISSRARPSRIGTHEAETLYKAMQDTTIRAPSTDCLSPIGPEQILAGLLKGVKAEFFTAGTRPPAVYRGNPFQIEVGLAYGGELGPDPSAEDDENGSKSEAVVRRGKVVQESKGPSQARLMRFANRVPLLYQLSGCCIYKAVIDVEWRRYGLSQPGGNLPTGPLAIFVHMASVWVPFTSEGKEAVADYDEIRKEIKLAVQECARKLQGYLNRRKKAKYEADRRSAFTRYIGEVVNACNEIKRVNKQELTNQLLEVAKRITARADEEVELIGGQTGRGRKKQSDLPGSEYGENTVVVDRAETPTGPLFTRN, translated from the coding sequence ATGCCCAGGAAAGCAGTCGTCGCCCCTAAAAAGGCGCCTCGAAGAGAATCAAATGACGATTCGCCTCCGAAGAAGCGCAAAGCCAAGAAGGGATACGCCACCGCGGAGTCGATGTCCAAGGCCCAGCGGGAGATCTCAGTCTCAGAGTTCTTCGCCAAGAATCGCCACCTCCTCGGATTCGACAACAAACGCAAGGCCCTCCTGACTACAGTCAAGGAAGCCGTCGACAACAGTCTCGACGCATGCGAGGAGGCGGGCATCCTCCCGGACATCTTCGTCAAGATCGAGCAGACCGACGCCGAACGATTCCTCGTCTCCGTCCGCGACAATGGCCCCGGCATCGTCAAGAATCAGATTCCCAACATCTTCGGCAAGCTGCTCTACGGATCCAAGTTCCACCGGCTCAAGATGAGTCGCGGCCAGCAGGGCATCGGCATCTCCGCCGCAGGCATGTACGGCCTGCTCACCACCGGCAGGAGCGTCAAGATTACCTCGCGAACCAGCGCCAGAAGTGAGGCGCACTATTACGAGCTTCAGATCAACACCAAGACCAACGACCCGCAAATCGTGAAGGACACGACCGTCCAGGTCGATTGGGCGCACGGCACGCAGGTGGCCATCGAACTCGTCGGCACCTATCAGAAGGGCCGCGCTTCTGTTGACGAGTATCTGGAGCTGACCGCCATCGCCAATCCGCACGCGAGCTTTCAGTTTGTCGATCCTGCGGGCGGCGTCCTCGAATTCCCTCGTGGGACCGAAACAGCCCCGGAGCCGACCACGGAGATTAAGCCCCACCCCTACGGCATCGAGCTCGGCGTACTTATCAAGATGCTCAAGGATGCCCGGCAGGGAACGGTCGCGCAGTTTCTACATCACGAGTTCAGCCGGGTCAGCAGTTCCACAGCAAGCAGCATCTGCGACAAGGCGAAGATCAGTTCCCGCGCCCGTCCTTCGCGCATCGGAACTCACGAGGCCGAGACGCTCTACAAAGCCATGCAGGACACCACGATCCGCGCTCCGTCCACTGACTGCCTTTCTCCGATCGGTCCCGAGCAGATTCTCGCCGGCTTGCTAAAAGGGGTGAAGGCCGAGTTTTTCACCGCCGGCACGCGCCCCCCCGCGGTCTATCGCGGCAATCCATTTCAAATCGAAGTCGGACTTGCCTATGGTGGTGAGCTGGGGCCCGATCCCTCCGCTGAAGATGATGAAAACGGGTCAAAGAGTGAGGCCGTCGTCCGCCGCGGAAAAGTCGTTCAGGAGTCAAAGGGCCCCTCTCAGGCGAGGCTCATGCGTTTCGCCAATCGGGTTCCGCTGCTCTATCAGCTCTCGGGGTGCTGCATTTACAAGGCGGTGATCGACGTCGAATGGCGACGATATGGTCTGTCCCAGCCCGGCGGAAATCTGCCCACCGGCCCGCTCGCCATCTTCGTCCATATGGCCAGCGTGTGGGTCCCCTTTACCAGTGAAGGCAAGGAAGCCGTCGCCGACTACGACGAGATTCGCAAGGAGATCAAGCTGGCCGTGCAGGAGTGTGCTCGCAAGCTTCAGGGCTACCTCAACCGCAGAAAGAAAGCCAAGTACGAGGCCGATCGCCGCAGCGCCTTCACCCGCTACATCGGAGAGGTGGTCAACGCCTGCAACGAGATCAAGCGCGTCAACAAGCAGGAACTCACCAACCAGCTTCTCGAAGTTGCCAAGCGCATCACGGCCCGGGCCGACGAGGAAGTCGAGCTCATCGGCGGCCAGACCGGTCGCGGAAGGAAAAAACAATCGGACCTGCCCGGAAGCGAGTACGGCGAGAACACCGTCGTTGTTGACCGGGCCGAGACCCCGACTGGTCCACTCTTCACCAGAAACTGA
- a CDS encoding tetratricopeptide repeat protein, whose amino-acid sequence MFGKKKTIGSGLANAAAIYQKGIAAFETGRYSEAIELLASIAEQSSLPATLAKFYLGQAHMKQGIRELNAKSFAPAARHFAEARRINPNSEGLSKYIIACHVGQGRFDMAADELERTPGDQRRDPAIPIRLAHAFLRDGQQDRAIETLVGAIDLAPRRADLRFQLGLIQASAGEYEAATKSLEAAERLSPFDPSVQLHLGMAYGARQMPEEAVRHLRSAQRLKPHDAHIAQLLAMAMLSCPVETAGEIAFVGASENRNALDQLGDVITQDPEFVEAFLNLPASDVDGEIFAMLAGTLERALERHSDYADLHYHCSRVYRRLGKTQEAIAFAQQAVQINPRYVQALIQLGRLYAETNESGPAMERLIAAIESGGDYPDVHYLLGELYRQSGRREEACAAYRRALTLNGEFKSAREALELVAAAEGGA is encoded by the coding sequence ATGTTTGGCAAGAAAAAGACGATCGGATCAGGACTGGCAAACGCCGCCGCCATTTACCAGAAGGGCATCGCCGCGTTTGAGACGGGCCGATATTCAGAGGCGATCGAGCTGCTCGCATCCATCGCCGAGCAGTCCAGCCTGCCGGCGACGCTTGCCAAATTCTATCTGGGCCAGGCGCACATGAAGCAGGGCATTCGCGAGCTGAATGCCAAGTCATTTGCGCCAGCGGCGCGGCACTTTGCGGAGGCCCGACGAATCAACCCGAACTCCGAGGGACTTTCGAAATACATCATCGCGTGCCACGTCGGTCAGGGGCGATTCGATATGGCCGCGGACGAGCTGGAGAGAACGCCCGGTGACCAGCGGCGCGATCCGGCGATTCCGATCCGCCTTGCTCACGCATTCCTACGCGACGGTCAGCAGGATCGGGCCATCGAAACGCTCGTTGGGGCGATCGATCTGGCGCCGCGACGCGCGGACCTGCGATTTCAACTTGGTCTGATCCAGGCATCGGCTGGGGAATACGAAGCGGCGACCAAGAGCCTTGAAGCCGCCGAGAGGCTGAGCCCCTTCGATCCGTCTGTGCAACTTCATTTGGGGATGGCTTACGGCGCACGGCAGATGCCGGAAGAGGCGGTTCGACATTTACGATCGGCGCAGCGACTGAAGCCGCACGATGCCCATATCGCTCAACTGCTCGCGATGGCCATGCTGAGTTGCCCGGTCGAGACGGCAGGGGAGATTGCATTTGTCGGCGCAAGCGAGAATCGCAACGCCCTCGATCAACTGGGCGACGTGATCACGCAGGACCCCGAATTCGTCGAGGCGTTTCTCAATCTGCCGGCATCGGATGTTGACGGCGAGATCTTCGCCATGCTCGCGGGAACGCTGGAACGCGCTCTGGAGCGCCATTCGGACTACGCCGACCTTCACTATCACTGCTCGCGAGTTTATCGCCGCCTGGGCAAGACTCAGGAGGCCATTGCCTTCGCCCAACAGGCCGTGCAGATCAATCCGCGTTACGTGCAGGCGCTGATTCAGTTGGGCCGGCTGTACGCGGAGACGAACGAATCGGGGCCGGCGATGGAACGACTCATCGCGGCGATCGAATCGGGTGGGGACTATCCGGATGTTCATTATCTGCTCGGCGAACTGTATCGCCAGAGCGGTCGCAGGGAAGAAGCATGCGCGGCGTATCGCCGGGCCCTGACCTTGAATGGTGAATTCAAGAGTGCCCGGGAGGCGCTGGAGCTGGTGGCGGCCGCCGAAGGGGGGGCATGA
- a CDS encoding tetratricopeptide repeat protein, with amino-acid sequence MMSHLLEVLGRGLIAQLVGAFDSILGTNTEEEIEDLERLVETCPSDVSARVRLGGKLLRSDRIADARRIFEAIIAQDPEHFAARIGLACALDALGRVDLSLEQLRTAQKADPLNPSILFCLGYCHERLNQDDAAITYYEDSISVCPTLRNAHERLAAIYLRREMIEAAADHYTRLCELDPEQTELQLGLANLLLKQGEHQKAIARYEYALSLEPDNWTVHNDVVSAYEEAGLIREAIEHLHKMIEKEPEFADTRLRLGDMYARIGNDSAATLQYERAAQISPDYLEANVKLGTQHLRAGRFEQASQWFSTALELNDRLLSAYVGIGVAQHASGRTAEALSSFEMARNIEPNSTLLFSEVARMHLKAAAGQQSERFILGSNPAGESDTPEHLTDLLSQQIQRVRDAITQSPNHADLHYRLGLLLRNRGQLDDAIASFRQAATINPTYMKALIKLGLALSEADQTEEAIDVFKQATDVRPDYVDLHYQIGLLFVQRNQFEMAVEHFEQAVSGNPGNVAFQANLALSLQNMGLIDRAQATWQIVSELAPDSEYAEQAQRAMAKSREE; translated from the coding sequence ATGATGTCTCATTTGCTCGAAGTGCTGGGGCGCGGTCTGATCGCGCAACTGGTCGGTGCATTCGACTCCATTCTCGGTACGAACACGGAAGAGGAGATCGAGGATCTTGAGCGGCTGGTGGAGACCTGCCCATCGGACGTTTCCGCGAGAGTGCGGCTCGGTGGGAAACTGCTGCGCAGCGACCGGATTGCGGACGCAAGACGAATCTTTGAGGCGATCATTGCTCAGGACCCGGAACATTTCGCGGCGAGGATCGGCCTGGCGTGCGCCCTCGACGCTCTGGGAAGGGTGGACTTGTCGCTCGAGCAACTGCGCACGGCGCAAAAGGCCGACCCGCTCAATCCGTCGATTTTGTTTTGCCTGGGCTATTGCCATGAACGGCTCAATCAGGATGACGCGGCGATCACCTATTACGAGGACTCGATCAGCGTTTGCCCGACACTGCGAAATGCGCACGAGCGGCTTGCGGCGATATACCTTCGGCGCGAGATGATCGAGGCCGCGGCGGATCATTACACTCGATTGTGCGAACTGGACCCGGAGCAGACGGAGCTGCAACTGGGATTGGCGAATCTTCTCCTGAAACAGGGGGAACACCAGAAGGCGATCGCTCGATACGAGTACGCGTTGTCGCTTGAGCCGGATAACTGGACGGTGCACAACGATGTGGTCTCGGCCTATGAGGAGGCGGGGCTGATTCGCGAGGCAATTGAGCATCTGCACAAGATGATCGAAAAGGAACCGGAATTCGCGGATACGCGACTGCGACTGGGCGATATGTACGCGCGAATCGGCAACGACTCCGCCGCGACGCTTCAGTACGAGCGTGCGGCGCAGATATCGCCGGACTATCTGGAGGCGAACGTCAAGCTGGGCACCCAGCACCTTCGCGCGGGCCGATTCGAGCAGGCATCGCAGTGGTTCTCGACCGCGCTTGAGCTCAATGACCGGCTGCTGTCGGCCTACGTGGGAATCGGCGTGGCGCAGCACGCGTCCGGCCGAACTGCCGAGGCGTTGAGCTCGTTCGAGATGGCCCGCAACATCGAGCCGAACAGCACGCTGCTGTTTTCTGAAGTGGCGCGCATGCACTTGAAGGCGGCGGCCGGACAACAATCAGAACGATTCATCCTGGGATCGAACCCCGCAGGTGAATCGGACACGCCGGAACATCTCACCGACCTGCTGTCGCAGCAGATTCAGCGTGTGCGCGATGCGATCACTCAGAGTCCCAATCACGCCGATCTGCATTACCGCCTGGGGCTCTTGCTTCGCAATCGAGGGCAACTCGATGATGCGATCGCGTCCTTTCGTCAGGCGGCGACGATCAATCCGACTTACATGAAGGCGCTGATCAAGCTTGGCCTGGCGCTCTCCGAGGCCGACCAGACTGAGGAGGCCATCGACGTCTTCAAACAGGCGACCGACGTTCGGCCGGATTATGTTGATCTGCACTATCAGATCGGCCTGCTGTTCGTTCAGCGAAATCAATTCGAGATGGCGGTCGAGCACTTCGAACAGGCGGTCAGCGGCAATCCGGGAAACGTGGCGTTTCAGGCGAATCTGGCCCTGTCGCTGCAAAACATGGGGCTGATCGATCGGGCACAGGCGACGTGGCAGATCGTGAGTGAGTTGGCGCCCGATTCGGAGTATGCCGAGCAGGCCCAGCGGGCAATGGCCAAATCGCGAGAAGAGTAA
- a CDS encoding 6-phosphofructokinase: MSEGPIKRIGILTGGGDCPGINAVIRAVTKTAIFDHKWECFGIEDGFLGLIENRIRPLHAESVSNILTLGGTILGTSNKADPARFAVGTDAAGKLIFKDVRDKCIENYRAHGLDAIVVIGGDGAMSCATGLLPGGVRCVGVPKTIDNDLMHTHITFGFQTAVEIGTDAIDRIHTTAASHHRILVVELMGRNAGWLTLYAGLASGADIILIPEIPYDIGKLCEFCKNRMAHRHRSTIVAVSEGAKPLGGSQFVQQTVADSPDPIRLGGIAPVLAKQLEMCSGIEARSVVLGHVLRGGTPCGADRVLATRLGHKAIDLLAAGQFNRLVVVQHGQMTSVPIEEVANRQRLVPRDHDLVRAARAVDTSFGDE, translated from the coding sequence ATGTCCGAAGGTCCCATCAAGCGCATCGGTATCCTTACCGGCGGCGGCGATTGTCCCGGCATCAACGCCGTCATTCGCGCCGTCACAAAAACCGCCATCTTTGACCACAAGTGGGAGTGCTTTGGAATTGAGGACGGTTTTCTGGGCCTCATCGAAAACCGCATCCGACCTCTGCACGCCGAGAGCGTCAGCAACATCCTCACCCTGGGAGGCACCATCCTCGGCACTTCAAACAAGGCGGATCCCGCGCGATTCGCGGTGGGCACCGATGCCGCAGGCAAGCTGATCTTCAAGGATGTTCGCGACAAGTGCATTGAGAATTATCGTGCCCACGGCCTCGATGCGATCGTCGTCATCGGCGGCGACGGAGCGATGAGCTGCGCGACCGGCCTTCTGCCCGGGGGCGTCCGGTGCGTCGGCGTCCCCAAGACCATCGACAATGATCTCATGCATACGCACATCACCTTCGGTTTCCAAACGGCCGTTGAAATCGGGACCGACGCAATCGACCGCATTCATACGACCGCAGCGAGCCACCATCGCATTTTGGTCGTTGAACTCATGGGAAGGAACGCGGGATGGCTGACGCTTTACGCCGGCCTGGCAAGCGGCGCAGACATTATTCTCATTCCCGAAATTCCCTACGACATCGGCAAGCTCTGCGAATTCTGTAAGAACCGCATGGCACATCGTCATCGCAGCACCATCGTCGCGGTGTCCGAGGGCGCCAAGCCGCTGGGCGGTAGTCAGTTTGTTCAGCAGACCGTTGCAGACAGCCCCGATCCCATCCGGCTCGGCGGCATCGCCCCGGTGCTTGCGAAGCAACTTGAAATGTGCAGCGGGATCGAGGCCCGATCAGTCGTCCTTGGGCATGTCCTGCGCGGCGGAACCCCATGCGGCGCAGACCGGGTTCTCGCGACGCGTCTTGGCCACAAGGCCATCGACCTGCTCGCCGCCGGTCAGTTCAACAGGCTCGTCGTGGTGCAGCACGGACAAATGACCAGCGTGCCGATCGAGGAAGTGGCCAATCGGCAGCGCCTGGTCCCGCGCGATCACGATCTCGTCCGCGCTGCCCGCGCAGTTGATACCAGCTTCGGTGATGAGTAA
- the polX gene encoding DNA polymerase/3'-5' exonuclease PolX — MGNESLESIFDEIADLLEIKGEDAFRVNSYRRVARTIKNLTEDISEIAARGEVAKLQGVGKATSEKISQYLTEGKISLLEELRSSVPKGLPELLKIPGMGPKKIALVWKELKVENVDDLKAVIADGRFAALKGMGEKSVKQIADGMSFIEKADERTPLGLAMPLANELAEAMRRVKSVRRVEVSGSVRRGCETIGDLDLLCESDDGPEVIKAFTTLPQVKRVLAGGDTKGSVIVERRDGLPIQADCRVVPTASFGAALQYFTGSKEHNVRVRGIAVKKKWTLNEWGLFDGDKQLAGADEAGIYKKLGLPCIPAECREDRGEFDATAKAFDELIKLEDIRGDLHMHTSASDGTVSAEVMAQAASDKGYEYIAITDHSRSSVQANGLSIDRMWRQIEKLRKLNEAHKTIAVLIGCECDILADGKLDYPDTILAACDIVVASVHSALRQEKGKITQRVMTAMENPFVTILGHPTGRLLNRRAPMDLDIPEIIKQAAATQTVLELNSSWQRLDLCDRHVRMARDAGVMLSIDTDSHAPAQLAQMQYGILTARRAWLKAADVLNTRPLAVMRLWINKKRKKA, encoded by the coding sequence ATGGGCAACGAGAGTTTAGAGTCCATTTTCGACGAGATCGCCGACCTGCTCGAAATCAAGGGGGAGGACGCTTTTCGCGTTAATTCTTATCGCCGCGTCGCACGGACCATCAAGAATCTGACCGAGGACATCAGCGAAATCGCCGCGCGCGGCGAAGTAGCCAAGCTCCAGGGCGTCGGAAAGGCCACCTCGGAAAAAATCTCGCAGTACCTGACGGAAGGAAAGATCTCTCTGCTGGAAGAACTGCGCTCTTCCGTTCCGAAGGGGCTGCCGGAACTGCTCAAGATTCCCGGCATGGGGCCGAAGAAGATCGCGCTGGTCTGGAAGGAACTAAAAGTCGAAAACGTGGATGACCTGAAGGCGGTCATCGCCGACGGACGCTTTGCCGCTCTCAAGGGCATGGGCGAGAAGAGCGTCAAGCAGATCGCCGACGGGATGAGCTTCATCGAAAAGGCAGACGAGCGCACACCGCTGGGTCTGGCCATGCCGCTGGCCAATGAGTTGGCCGAGGCGATGCGGCGGGTCAAGTCGGTCCGGCGCGTCGAGGTGTCCGGCAGCGTTCGGCGGGGCTGCGAGACAATCGGCGATCTGGATTTGTTGTGCGAATCCGATGACGGGCCCGAAGTGATCAAGGCGTTCACGACTCTTCCGCAGGTCAAGAGGGTGCTGGCCGGCGGCGACACGAAGGGTTCCGTGATTGTCGAACGGCGCGACGGCTTGCCGATCCAGGCGGATTGCCGGGTGGTGCCGACGGCCTCATTCGGCGCCGCGCTTCAATACTTCACGGGGAGCAAAGAGCACAATGTCCGCGTCCGCGGCATCGCGGTGAAAAAGAAGTGGACGCTCAACGAGTGGGGATTGTTCGACGGCGACAAGCAACTGGCCGGCGCGGACGAGGCGGGCATCTACAAGAAACTCGGGCTGCCGTGCATTCCGGCGGAGTGCCGCGAGGACCGGGGGGAATTCGACGCGACGGCGAAGGCGTTCGACGAACTCATCAAGCTGGAGGACATTCGCGGCGACCTGCACATGCACACCAGCGCCAGCGACGGAACCGTGTCGGCGGAGGTGATGGCCCAGGCCGCCAGCGACAAGGGCTATGAGTACATCGCCATCACCGACCATTCGCGCTCCAGCGTGCAGGCCAACGGGCTTTCCATCGATCGGATGTGGCGACAGATCGAGAAGCTCCGCAAGCTCAACGAGGCCCATAAGACGATCGCCGTGCTCATCGGCTGCGAGTGCGACATTCTCGCGGATGGAAAGCTCGACTACCCGGACACGATTCTTGCGGCATGTGACATCGTCGTGGCCAGCGTCCACTCGGCCCTGCGTCAGGAAAAGGGAAAGATCACCCAGCGTGTGATGACGGCCATGGAGAACCCATTCGTGACGATCCTCGGCCATCCCACGGGCAGGCTGCTGAATCGCCGCGCGCCGATGGATCTGGACATACCTGAGATCATCAAGCAGGCCGCCGCGACCCAGACGGTGCTGGAACTGAACTCATCGTGGCAACGGCTGGACCTGTGCGATCGCCACGTGCGCATGGCCCGCGACGCCGGCGTGATGCTCTCGATTGACACGGACTCACATGCCCCGGCTCAACTCGCCCAGATGCAGTACGGCATCTTGACGGCGCGGCGTGCATGGCTGAAGGCGGCCGACGTCCTGAACACGCGACCGCTGGCAGTGATGCGATTGTGGATCAACAAGAAGCGAAAGAAAGCATGA
- the ilvC gene encoding ketol-acid reductoisomerase encodes MTLHVFYEADADLSVLRGRSVAVLGYGNQGRAHALNLRDSGCSVTVAQRPGGPNHGRAIEDGFTPVSVDEAARRADLLIFALPDEAMGGIYSSQIAPYLRPAQTLGFIHGFAIRFSQVSPPKDVDVVLVAPKGPGALVRSSFEKGGGLACLVGVHQDATGNAMKSALAWGAAIGGGRGGMIETTFAAECETDLFGEQTVLCGGVIELMKAAYDILVEAGYPAELAYYECIHEVKQIVDLQYAEGIAAMRKRISGTAAFGGLTTGPRIIDEHVRAEMRRVLSEIQSGQFADRWVKECAGGKGLFTRLMAEEAAHPSEAAGRKVRGLGRRVPGK; translated from the coding sequence ATGACGCTCCACGTTTTCTATGAAGCCGATGCCGATCTCTCGGTCTTGCGCGGCCGGTCGGTTGCCGTCCTTGGGTATGGCAACCAGGGGCGCGCCCACGCTCTAAATCTCCGTGACTCCGGGTGCAGCGTCACCGTCGCCCAGCGACCCGGAGGCCCGAATCATGGTCGGGCGATTGAAGATGGGTTTACTCCAGTTTCCGTCGATGAGGCGGCACGCCGCGCGGATTTGCTGATCTTCGCGCTCCCGGATGAGGCGATGGGCGGAATCTATTCGTCTCAGATTGCCCCGTACCTTCGACCTGCCCAGACGCTCGGCTTTATCCACGGATTCGCGATTCGATTCAGCCAGGTCTCGCCTCCCAAGGACGTCGACGTCGTGCTGGTCGCTCCCAAGGGGCCGGGGGCGCTGGTGCGATCCAGCTTTGAAAAAGGTGGGGGGCTGGCGTGCCTGGTCGGCGTGCATCAGGATGCGACGGGCAATGCCATGAAGTCCGCGCTGGCCTGGGGCGCGGCGATCGGCGGCGGAAGGGGCGGGATGATAGAGACTACTTTCGCGGCGGAGTGTGAGACAGACCTGTTCGGCGAGCAGACGGTTCTGTGCGGCGGCGTGATCGAGCTGATGAAAGCGGCGTACGACATCCTCGTCGAGGCGGGTTATCCGGCGGAACTGGCCTATTACGAGTGCATTCACGAAGTGAAGCAAATCGTCGATCTGCAATATGCAGAGGGCATCGCCGCCATGCGAAAACGCATCTCCGGGACAGCGGCGTTCGGCGGACTCACCACCGGGCCGCGCATCATTGATGAACACGTGCGAGCGGAAATGCGGCGGGTTTTGTCGGAGATTCAATCGGGGCAATTCGCCGACCGATGGGTCAAGGAGTGCGCCGGGGGCAAGGGACTATTTACGCGACTGATGGCGGAGGAGGCGGCCCACCCAAGCGAGGCGGCGGGCCGCAAAGTGCGCGGGCTTGGCCGCAGGGTCCCGGGCAAGTAG
- a CDS encoding response regulator — translation MRVLIVDDDVVALEALRHALTSAGHDVDVAEDGSEALTAFVIGHHHLVISDWVMPNMDGLELCRQIRRQDITGYVYFILLTSKGGTHNIVEGLSAGADEFLTKPFEPAELRARVRAAERVLSLETRDMAMIAMARLAESRDPETGEHLERVRQYSRVLALQLSLSPEFNDIIDLEFIHLIYMTSPLHDIGKVGIPDQVLLKPGKLTREEFEIMKTHTTIGAKTLDSVLQSFPEARFLKMARDIALTHHEWFNGAGYPDKLRGSQIPLSGRIVAVADVYDALTSKRPYKDAYDHDTAVEMILTESRRHFDPALIKAFVAQESEFVEIKRRCAESHANLVMA, via the coding sequence ATGCGGGTTCTAATTGTTGACGATGACGTTGTTGCACTGGAGGCGCTGCGCCATGCACTGACCTCTGCCGGCCATGATGTGGATGTGGCGGAAGACGGATCAGAAGCGCTGACTGCCTTCGTCATCGGCCATCATCATCTTGTTATCTCCGATTGGGTGATGCCCAATATGGACGGGCTTGAGTTGTGTCGTCAGATTCGACGGCAGGACATTACCGGATACGTCTATTTCATCCTGCTGACTTCAAAGGGTGGTACACATAATATCGTTGAGGGGTTGTCCGCGGGTGCGGATGAATTTCTGACCAAGCCCTTCGAGCCCGCCGAACTCAGGGCACGGGTGCGGGCCGCGGAGCGCGTCCTGTCTCTCGAAACCAGAGACATGGCCATGATCGCCATGGCCCGGCTCGCCGAATCGCGCGATCCGGAGACAGGGGAGCACCTGGAGCGTGTTCGTCAGTACTCTCGAGTCCTGGCGCTTCAACTCTCTCTGAGCCCCGAGTTCAATGACATCATCGACTTGGAGTTCATTCACCTCATTTATATGACGAGTCCGCTTCACGATATTGGCAAGGTGGGAATTCCAGACCAAGTGCTGCTCAAGCCCGGCAAATTGACCCGGGAAGAATTCGAGATCATGAAGACGCACACAACCATCGGCGCAAAGACGCTCGATTCCGTCCTGCAGTCTTTCCCGGAGGCTCGCTTCCTCAAGATGGCCCGAGACATCGCGCTGACCCACCACGAGTGGTTCAATGGCGCCGGATATCCGGACAAGCTGAGGGGTTCTCAGATTCCTCTCAGCGGAAGAATTGTCGCAGTCGCGGATGTCTATGACGCGCTAACTTCCAAGAGGCCCTACAAGGATGCATACGATCACGATACAGCCGTGGAAATGATCTTGACGGAGTCCAGAAGGCACTTTGACCCCGCACTTATTAAGGCGTTCGTCGCGCAGGAGTCCGAATTCGTGGAGATCAAGCGAAGATGCGCAGAGTCACACGCGAACCTGGTGATGGCCTAG